AgacttgaggtagttgattatgggagtcatccatccttgttCTTGTCCTGATATTGCTAGGATCTTTTCTTCCTCTAAGATTGATGGACTTTGCAGTGtatcttggatgaggcttctattattgtcCCCTGGTTTGGGGTTGGCTAGTTTCGAAAGTGCATCggctcgggcattttgttccCAAGGTATATGTCGGACCTCATATCCCCTAAATtatccgagctgttctttggttttatccagatattttttcatggtggggtcTTTAGCTTGATAGCTTCCTTCTATTTGCGAGGTGATCACTTGTGattcactgaagaccacaagCTTTTAAACTCCCATTTCCCTAGCCAGCCTCAAACCAGCCAGTAGTTcctcgtattcggcttggttaTTTGAGGCAAGGAACTCAAACTTTAATGAGAGCTCGATTTGGGTCCCCTGATCACCCTCTATAATTATGCCTGCACCACTTCCCATTTTGTTCGAGGAGCCATCTACGTAGAAATTCCattctatgggtgtatctgggGTATCAGTGTACtatgcgatgaagtcggccaaaTATTGTGACTTAATagctgtccgagcttcatatttgAGGTCAAATTCGGATAATtcgattgcccactgtaggattctttcAGCTAGATCTGTCTTCTGTAAGAtaccttttatgggctggttggtccgtaCTTTGATAGtatgagcttgaaagtatggaCGGAATCGTCGAGAAGTGAGTATAAGGGCgtaggcgaacttttctatcttttgatagtttagttcatCCCCTTGTAGAGCTTTACTGATAAAGTAAATGGGCTGTTGCCCACTtttgtcttctctgactagtgctgacgctattgcccgacttcctacggCGAGATATAGTGTGAGTTCTTCGCCTTCCCGTGGTCGAGTAAGGAtaggtggttgccccaagaatttcTTGAAATTctggaaggcttgttcacattttGGGGTCCATTCAAACCTCTTTCCCTTTCTTAGTGTTgtatagaaggggagagatcttaagGATGATCCAGCTAAAAATCTGGTTATACCTCCTTGACGTAGGTCGgacttttcatgttgagtatagcCTAGCATTTATCTGGGTTCTCCTCAGTTCCTCTTtgggtgagcatgaagcccaataatttgccagcttctaccaCGAAGGTGCACTTTGCAGGGTTGAGTCGCAtcccatgctttcttatggtgttgaacacTTGGGTGAGGTCGGATAACAGCGATTTctcactttgtgtttttaccagcatgtcatCTACATAAATCTCCATTAGCTTTTCGATGTGATTGGCaaaaactttgttcatcaatcttTGGTATGTAGCCCCTACATTTTTGAGTCCGAAAGGCATGACTATATAgtagtagtttgcttttggtgttaagaacgaggtcttttcctgGTTGGGCGGATACATTGGAATTTGGTTGTATCCTGAATAAGTGTCCATGAAGGAAAGGTACTTGTATCCGCAGGAGGTGTCTACTAGAGTGTTTATATTTGGGAGCGGgtagggatcttttgggcaggctttattgaggtcggtgtaatcagtgcacatctgccattttccatttgACTTCTTTACCAGGACGACGTTGGCTAGCCACAATGGGTACTTAACCTcccttatgaatcctgcctcgaGTAAggcttgtacctgctcttccacagcttgggaccTTTCTGGGCTAAGCTTCCTACACCTCTattgtactggccgagatccaGGTACACTGCCAGTTTATGGCACATTAGCTCGGGATCTATGCCGGGCATGTCTGCTGCCTTCTatgcaaagaggtcagaattATCCTTTAGAAACTGTATCAACAACTCCTTTAAGTCCCCTTTTAAGGTTGCCCCTATATTCGTTACTTTGTCTTGAGCATCCCCTATCTGAACTTCTTTGGTCTCACCTTTGGGTTGAGGACGAAGTTCTTCGCGAGCTCGGATTCTCTCGAGTTTGATTGTATTGGTTTCCTTTCCTCCGGGATTGTCTTTAAGGTTcagactttcattgtaacagtGCCGCGCTAGTTTTTGGGCTCCCTTTATGGTGGCGATCCCTTCTGgcgttgggaacttcatgcacaAGTGTGGAGTGGAGACTACTACAGTGAGCTGGTtcaacgttgtccgacctattagggtATTGTATGCTGAGCTCACGTCGACTACGATGTACTCTATGCTTAACGTCCTAGACCGAGTTCTCTTTCCATAGGTTGTATGTAGCGAAAGGTACCCTAGTGGCCGAATTGGGGCGTCCCCGAGCCCGAATAGGTTATCCgaatatgctctgagttctttttcttgcaagccgagtttgtcgaaggtaGATTTGAACAGTATATCCGCGGAGCTTCCCTGGTCGACCAATGTTCGATGGAGGTTGGCATTAGCTAATACGATTGTAATGACCACCGAGTCGTCATGTCCCGAGATGATGCCCGCGGCGTCTTCTTGAGTAAAGATGATAATAGGGAGGTCTGATGATCTCTTCCCTTCTCCGACATGATACACCTCTTGGAGGTGTCTTTTGTaggatgatttagagatccttCTGCCTGCGAATCCACCGTTGATCATATGAACATGTCTTTCAGGGGTGCGAGGGGGACGTTCAGCTCGTTCACCCTCTTCatccattcttctcttttttggtTCGTCCCTCGTACTGGCAAGGAATCGATCTAATCTGCCTTCGATGTCTAGCTTTTCTATAACGTTCTTTAGGTCGTAGCACTCGTTGGTAGAGTGCCCATAAATTCGGTCGTATTCACAATACTTTGTCCGACATCCTCCCCTTTTGTGTTTAATCAGACAAGGGGGCGGGATCTTCTCTGTGTTGCATACCTCTCgatagacatccacaagagacaccagGAGAGGGGTGTAGTCGTGGTACTTTCTAGGTTTCTCAATGGGTTGGTCTTCTTTCTTCCTGGACTTTTTATTCTTGTCCCGAGGTGGGTAGGAGAATTCAGtctttgaggtttctcctaatcgggagttttctTCCATATTAATGTATTTGTTCGCCCGCTCTTGAACCTCGTTGAAAGATGTTGGATGTTTTTTGGATATAGAGTGACTAAagggtccttctcgtaggccattgatgagacccatgatggctgcttctgtAGAGAGATTCTGTATGTCAAGACATGCtttattgaatctttccataTAACTGCGGAGGCTCTCCTGATCTCCTTGTTTAATCCCTAGTAGGCTTGGAGCGTGCTTGGTCTTATCCTTCTGAATGGAGAACCCAGCTAGGAACTTCTTTGCGAGGTCATCAAAGCTCGCAATCGATCTCGGCGGCAAgctgtcgaaccactttatTGCTGTTTTGGTGAAGCTCGTCGGAAAAGCTTTGCAACGGATTGCATCCGAGGCATCTGTGAGATACATCCGACTTCTTaaattgctaagatgatggctAGGATTAGACGTACCGTCATATGGGGTCATATCAAGAGCTTTGAAGTCTTTGGGGATTTTGATCCTTGTGTGGACTATCGTCGCGATTGGATCGGGTGGTCTTAGTTTTGAGGTCAGTTTCGAGCTTTAGGAGCTTGTCCTCTAGCTCTCGACACCGTCTCGTTTCTCTCCAAAGGTCTTTCTCGACCTCTCATTGCCGTTCAGCTTCTTGTTCGAGCTGTTTGAGGCGATCCTGCTATTCACGGATGACATCTAAGATTTCTATGTTTTGGGGTTGATTGTCTCCCTTGGATTGAGGTGTATCCTTTAGTGTGGTATCTGTGTTCTTATGCGGCGTTCTGTCCTCTATTCCAGAGTCGCGGTCGTTGTCAAGGTTGTctgccatgatgatgggatgacttctagggttccccgacaatggcgccaatgttccgagggttacctgaaactgaaaGTTGATCTCGGACAGGGTCTTCTGTCGTggccggagctgttgtgtccgacttgttgaatcTTGGGATGCCGCTGATCCTCGTTCACCCGGgggggtggtggtacctgcaagagactccgatgcttaagttagcacgtgctttaggcagatttttgtagaatcagagtatgagttatacctgggggCTCCAATATATTTATAGTAGTATGGAGTAACCCTTcttgagataagttagttatcttatcttatcttgggCGAGGTCACCTATCTTTTAGGCCAGTCGCCTTTAAAGTGGGCCGCATCCTTCTGTTGGACCTGGTTGGGCCTCTATGGCAATTTGGCTGAGTCTCAACCCTACCCGACCAACCTGCactctatatatgtatatgttatatacttatataaaaatatattttaagtgGATGTTGAATCAAAAACCTCCCACTAAATGCAAAAGATCATTAACCAAAagaaaatcattaattgataatttaatcatttttttttacataaaaatcagttttattttgaattatcatcaataatttaatacattctttttacataaaaattagtTCTATTTTAGATTatcatcaagttatataataatgttgCATCTTTTTGGTAACCCGCGGGTAGGGTCAGGTACCTGCGAGTTAAGaacgggtagggttagggtttggaGATTctcaaatttatataaaaatctcaacCCACGAGTAAGATTAGGGTTGAAttcaaaccctaccctaccctacccattgccacCCCTACCTAAATCTCACACAAATAAAGAACCCTTATTGGTTTAATTTGAAAATCGAAACCAACGTCACGTCACATGTTCTCACTCTCACAAGAGTGCTCTAAATCTCTCGATCTTGCTCTGCCTCCTTCTCAATCTCTCAGCACTTTGAATCTCTAGATCTCATTCTGTTTTCTCAATCTTTCGCTTCGACTTCTCTTAATCTCTCGCTCTACCTCGTTGATTTCATACATGGTTCGCTTCCTACTTGTAAGTTAAATTTGGAAGTTTAGGTCCTTTCGAGCAAGTAAATTCATTTTGCTATTATTTATTACTGAAAATTGAACTTTATCTAGGGCACTATTTTG
The genomic region above belongs to Arachis duranensis cultivar V14167 chromosome 3, aradu.V14167.gnm2.J7QH, whole genome shotgun sequence and contains:
- the LOC107479958 gene encoding uncharacterized protein LOC107479958 — translated: MYLTDASDAIRCKAFPTSFTKTAIKWFDSLPPRSIASFDDLAKKFLAGFSIQKDKTKHAPSLLGIKQGDQESLRSYMERFNKACLDIQNLSTEAAIMGLINGLREGPFSHSISKKHPTSFNEVQERANKYINMEENSRLGETSKTEFSYPPRDKNKKSRKKEDQPIEKPRKYHDYTPLLVSLVDVYREVCNTEKIPPPCLIKHKRGGCRTKYCEYDRIYGHSTNECYDLKNVIEKLDIEGRLDRFLASTRDEPKKRRMDEEGERAERPPRTPERHVHMINGGFAGRRISKSSYKRHLQEVYHVGEGKRSSDLPIIIFTQEDAAGIISGHDDSVVITIVLANANLHRTLVDQGSSADILFKSTFDKLGLQEKELRAYSDNLFGLGDAPIRPLGYLSLHTTYGKRTRSRTLSIEYIVVDVSSAYNTLIGRTTLNQLTVVVSTPHLCMKFPTPEGIATIKGAQKLARHCYNESLNLKDNPGGKETNTIKLERIRAREELRPQPKGETKEVQIGDAQDKVTNIGATLKGDLKELLIQFLKDNSDLFA